The following are from one region of the Paenalkalicoccus suaedae genome:
- a CDS encoding C40 family peptidase, with protein MKKLGTWFLALVMIFSLLPATASAGSTADDIVNNAKKHIGVPYLFGGTTPAGFDCSGYARYVFNESGISLPRTTGEQYSTGQHVAKSNLQKGDLVFFNTSGRGVSHSGIYMGGNQFIHASSSRGIIISDINDPYYWGSRYIGARRVFEDNLVEVKAETADVLPVLPKGEYHDVKPGHWAHQAIHTFTMKGIVKGDEQSRFLPSKGMTRGEVAEMIAAAKGLKTSNTNAFKDVVAGRDNVSAIAAVNEAGIMSGVGNGLFHPNRVVTRAELAATLSKAFGIHDRAAFTVTFTDVDASNWAYSSIRAMAGNKFIGGYEDNTFRPGNDVTKAEAASMLFRVMN; from the coding sequence TTGAAGAAGTTAGGAACATGGTTTTTAGCGCTCGTTATGATCTTTAGTCTACTTCCAGCAACAGCATCCGCAGGCTCTACAGCAGACGACATTGTCAACAACGCAAAAAAGCACATCGGTGTACCTTACCTATTCGGTGGTACCACTCCAGCAGGCTTCGATTGCTCTGGATATGCACGCTACGTCTTTAATGAATCAGGTATTTCATTGCCACGTACAACTGGTGAGCAATACAGTACTGGTCAACACGTTGCAAAATCAAATTTACAAAAAGGCGACTTAGTTTTTTTCAATACAAGTGGTCGCGGAGTTAGTCACTCAGGTATTTATATGGGTGGGAATCAATTTATTCACGCTTCTTCATCTAGAGGAATTATCATCTCAGACATAAATGATCCTTACTATTGGGGTTCTCGATACATAGGAGCAAGAAGAGTATTTGAAGATAATCTTGTTGAGGTAAAGGCAGAGACAGCGGACGTGCTACCTGTTTTGCCTAAAGGAGAATATCATGATGTGAAGCCTGGTCACTGGGCTCACCAAGCGATTCATACGTTTACAATGAAAGGTATTGTAAAAGGCGACGAACAGTCACGCTTTCTTCCTAGTAAAGGGATGACACGTGGAGAGGTTGCAGAAATGATTGCTGCGGCAAAGGGTTTAAAGACTTCTAATACTAACGCGTTCAAAGATGTTGTAGCTGGTCGTGATAACGTTAGCGCGATTGCTGCAGTAAACGAAGCTGGCATTATGTCAGGTGTAGGTAATGGATTATTCCATCCGAACCGAGTTGTGACTCGTGCAGAACTTGCAGCGACATTATCGAAAGCATTCGGCATTCATGATCGCGCGGCATTTACTGTGACATTTACAGACGTTGATGCGAGCAACTGGGCATACTCCTCTATTCGTGCGATGGCTGGCAATAAATTCATCGGTGGCTATGAGGACAACACGTTCCGTCCAGGTAATGATGTAACAAAAGCAGAAGCAGCGTCTATGCTGTTCCGTGTGATGAACTAA